The Epinephelus lanceolatus isolate andai-2023 chromosome 12, ASM4190304v1, whole genome shotgun sequence genome segment CCTGTCTGCAGGTCAGCACTCTGTTCGAGGAGGAATCTTCCATCTTCCCTCTGAAGGGAGGGTCAGGGGATCTGTCCTGTCCCATCGCCCCCCCTGCCACCCAGGAGGAGATGGCGCAGTCCGCTCACCTCATGACTCTGGGACTGTGTCGCAAATCAGCTGCcaaagctcctcctcctcctcctgcccctCCCACCTCCTCCCGCCCCATCCACGCTCCGCTTGATAACTCCGCCCACCTGTCGCAGCCTAGCAATGTGAAGCAGAGCGAGACAGACGGCCAACAGACGAAGACTTCCTCCTGTGGCAAACGGAGGCTGTCGTGTCTCCTGTGTCCTCTGACGCTGCCGTCCAGGCGGCTCCTGGATGTTCATATCCGGTCTCACCGGATGGCCAGTGGGTTCAGCTGCATCCTCTGCAGCTGGACAGTTGACAGCTGGGAGGAGCTGGAGCCTCACTGGAGGAGCcactgcagcaggaggaggagggaggagcagagacagaagaagaagaaggcggCGTTGAGGCCGTTCAGTTGTCCCATCTGTCTGAGGACATTCAGGAGTGCTGCCTCAGGAAACGCTCACCGACAAACACATGATGGCTCCAGTCAgcgtcaccatggcaaccattCAGGTGTGAAcactcagtacatttactcaggtgACGTAGGTCAGTCTGAGTTACAGGTCGTCCACACTCAGATCCAAGTTCTGAACATCTGGAACCATCAGTCAGCTGATCGATTGATCTGAACCTGGTTCTGATCAGTGTCGACcttgtttgtcatttatttctGCGTTTTACAGTTTGTACCTGAAGGTAACTGACCTCACTGAtctaaagtccagttcagaccaaagattcatgacgaGATGAAACAGAGTcagaacattgcagagaaaagtgtcagcagtgtgaactggcgggtctgagctggactcaagccaactgatggtgtcacctgacactcagctggtcaaatggccggcggctggttttaaagcacgtaACCtatttcaacagccaatcagcttgtagtgaagtctgctggtcaagtcaaaatgaccacagacggcgtgttggcttgctgcagcaggtgctccgtccccacagagccctctgtttctgtcctcacggtgtgccggtgtcagatggtgggtcgctgctgctgctggctgtatgtgcttatgccccgcccacacacacattctcattgactgatgaattggcgctggttatttatattattgtggcgtattgattatgaatacagtccatctgacgctggttttgtttcatcactgtagccagtatctcactatcactatcctcattcagattttaagaaggtACAAAtgatattcagccacaaaataagtcgttggctagagatgatacgccgtctcatggcggtcacttcctgtcaacgttacagatcagaagcacagagagttgttgactagagatgatacgccgtctcatggtggttacttcctgtcaacgttacagatcagaagcacagagagttgttgactagagatgatacgccgtctcatggcggtcacttcctgtcaatgttacagatcagaagcacagagagtcgttgactagagacgatacgccgtctcatcatgaggtcacttcctgtttgacagTAGCTTCTTGTTTGAACTCTCTGATGCAGGACTGTGACAGAATTTTGTTGTTGTACTTTTCCTTCAGTGAATGGTCTGAGTACTAATCAATTATGTGATTTGATTCCTTCAGACCTGTGGAGGGGCCGGCTGTTTGGACGAGCAGGACAGAAGGCAGCGGAGCATGCAGACAGGTAGACGACTCAAAGTGTCCTCTCCTCACACTCAGAAGCTTTTATTATGAAAAGGTGTCTATAAATAAATGTCCTTAAGTGTGTTTGATGACGATCCTGTAGGGTGAGAGTCCTGTAGGGTGAGAGGcctgtagggtcagaggcctgtagggtcagaggcctgtagaatgagagtcctgtagggtcagaggcctgtagggtcagaggcctgtagaatgagagtcctgtagggtcagaggcctgtagggtcagaggcctgtagaatgagagtcctgtagggtcagaggcctgtaggatgagagtcctgtagggtcagaggcctgtaggatgagagtcctgtagggtcagaggcctgtaggatgAAAGTCCTGTAGGGTGAGAGGcctgtagggtcagaggcctgtaggatgAGAGGCCTGTCAGGTGAGAGGCCTGTAGGATGAGAGGcctgtagggtcagaggcctgtaggatgagagtcctgtagggtcagaggcctgtagggtgagaggcctgtaggatgagagtcctgtagggtcagaggcctgtaggatgagagtcctgtagggtcagaggcctgtagggtcagaggcctgtaggatgAGAGGCCTGTCAGGTGAGAGGCCTGTAGGATGAGAGGcctgtagggtcagaggcctgtaggatgagagtcctgtagggtcagaggcctgtagggtgagaggcctgtaggatgagagtcctgtagggtcagaggcctgtaggatgagagtcctgtagggtcagaggcctgtaggatgAGAGTCCTGTAGGGTGAGAGGCCTGTAGGATGAGAGTCCTGTAGGGTCAGAGTCCTGTAGGATGAGAGGcctgtagggtcagaggcctgtaggatgagagtcctgtagggtcagaggcctgtagggtcagaggcctgtaggatgagagtcctgtagggtcagaggcctgtagggtcagaggcctgtaggatgagagtcctgtagggtcagaggcctgtagggtgagaggcctgtagggtcagagtcctgtagggtcagaggcctgtagggtcagaggcctgtaggatgagagtcctgtagggtcagaggcctgtagggTGAGAGGCCTGTAGAATGAGAGTcctgtagggtcagaggcctgtaggatgagagtcctgtatggtcagaggcctgtaggatgagagtcctgtagggtgagaggcctgtaggatgagagtcctgtagggtgagaggcctgtagggtcagaggcctgtagggtgagaggcctgtagggtcagagtcctgtaggatgagagtcctgtagggtcagaggcctgtagggtgagaggcctgtagggtcagaggcctgtagggtcagagtcctgtaggatgagagtcctgtagggtcagagtcctgtaggatgagagtcctgtagggtcagaggcctgtaggatgagagtcctgtagggtcagaggcctgtagggtcagaggcctgtagggtcagaggcctgtaggatgagagtcctgtagggtcagaggcctgtagggtcagaggcctgtagggtcagaggcctgtaggatgagagtcctgtagggtcagaggcctgtagggtcagaggcctgtaggatgagagtcctgtagggtcagaggcctgtaggatgAGAGGCCTGTAGGGTGAGAGGcctgtagggtcagaggcctgtaggatgagaggcctgtaggatgagaggcctgtagggtcagaggcctgtaggatgagaggcctgtaggatgagagtcctgtatggtcagaggcctgtaggatgagagtcctgtagggtgagaggcctgtaggatgagagtcctgtatggtcagaggcctgtaggatgagagtcctgtagggtcagaggcttgtaggatgagagtcctgtagggtgagaggcctgtaggatgagaggcctgtagggtcagaggcctgtaggatgagaggcctgtaggatgagagtcctgtatggtcagaggcctgtaggatgagagtcctgtagggtgagaggcctgtaggatgagagtcctgtagggtcagaggcctgtagggtgagagtcctgtagggtgaaagtcctgtagggtgaaagtcctgtagggtcagaggcctgtagggtgagagtcctgtagggtcagaggcctgtagggtgagagtcctgtagggtcagaggcctgtagggtgagagtcctgtagggtgagaggcctgtaggatgagagtcctgtatggtcagaggcctgtaggatgagagtcctgtagggtcagaggcctgtaggatgagagtcctgtagggtgagaggcctgtaggatgagagtcctgtagggtcagaggcctgtagggtgagagtcctgtagggtgaaagtcctgtagggtgaaagtcctgtagggtcagaggcctgtagggtgagagtcctgtagggtcagaggcctgtagggtgagagtcctgtagggtcagagtcctgtagggtcagaggcctgtaggatgagagtcctgtagggtgagaggcctgtaggatgagaggcctgtagggtcagagtcctgtaggatgagagtcctgtagggtcagagtcctgtaggatgagagtcctgtagggtcagaggcctgtaggatgagagtcctgtaggatcagaggcctgtaggatgagagtcctgtagggtcagagtcctgtaggatgagagtcctgtagggtcagaggcctgtaggatgagagtcctgtagggtcagaggcctgtaggatgagagtcctgtagggtcagaggcctgtagggtcagagtcctgtaggatgagagtcctgtagggtcagaggcctgtaggatgagaggcctgtaggatgagaggcctgtagggtcagaggcctgtaggatgagaggcctgtaggatgagagtcctgtatggtcagaggcctgtaggatgAGAATCCTGTAGGGTGAGAGGCCTGTAGGATGAGAGTCCTGTATggtcagaggcctgtagggtcagaggcctgtaggatgagagtcctgtagggtgagaggcctgtaggatgagaggcctgtagggtcagaggcctgtaggatgagaggcctgtaggatgagagtcctgtatggtcagaggcctgtaggatgagagtcctgtagggtgagaggcctgtaggatgagagtcctgtagggtcagaggcctgtagggtgagagtcctgtagggtgaaagtcctgtagggtgaaagtcctgtagggtcagaggcctgtagggtgagagtcctgtagggtcagaggcctgtagggtgagagtcctgtagggtgagaggcctgtaggatgagagtcctgtatggtcagaggcctgtaggatgagagtcctgtagggtcagaggcctgtaggatgagagtcctgtagggtgagaggcctgtaggatgagagtcctgtagggtcagaggcctgtagggtgagagtcctgtagggtgaaagtcctgtagggtgaaagtcctgtagggtcagaggcctgtagggtgagagtcctgtagggtcagaggcctgtagggtgagagtcctgtagggtcagaggcctgtagggtgagagtcctgtagggtgagaggcctgtaggatgagagtcctgtatggtcagaggcctgtaggatgagagtcctgtagggtcagaggcctgtaggatgAGAGTCCTGTAGGGTGAGAGGCCTGTAGGATGAGAGGCCTGTAGAgtcagaggcctgtaggatgagaggcctgtaggatgagagtcctgtatggtcagaggcctgtaggatgagagtcctgtagggtgagaggcctgtaggatgagagtcctgtagggtcagaggcctgtagggtgagagtcctgtagggtgaaagtcctgtagggtcagaggcctgtagggtgagagtcctgtagggtcagaggcctgtagggtgagagtcctgtagggtcagaggcctgtagggtcagagtcctgtaggatgagagtcctgtagggtcagaggcctgtagggtcagaggcctgtaggatgagagtcctgtagggtcagaggcctgtagggtcagaggcctgtagggtgagaggcctgtaggatgagaggcctgtaggatgagaggcctgtagggtcagaggcctgtagggtgagagtcctgtagggtcagaggcctgtaggatgAAAGTCCTGTAGGGTGAGAGGcctgtagggtcagaggcctgtagggtgagaggcctgtagggtcagaggcctgtagaatgagagtcctgtagggtgagaggcctgtaggatgagagtcctgtagggtcagaggcctgtaggatgagagtcctgtagggtcagaggcctgtaggatgAAAGTCCTGTAGGGTGAGAGGcctgtagggtcagaggcctgtagggtgagaggcctgtaggatgagagtcctgtagggtcagaggcctgtaggatgAAAGTCCTGTAGGGTGAGAGGcctgtagggtcagaggcctgtaggatgAGAGGCCTGTCGGGTGAGAGGCCTGTAGGATGAGAGGcctgtagggtcagaggcctgtaggatgagagtcctgtagggtcagaggcctgtagggtgagaggcctgtaggatgagagtcctgtagggtcagaggcctgtaggatgAAAGTCCTGTAGGGTGAGAGGcctgtagggtcagaggcctgtaggatgAGAGGCCTGTCGGGTGAGAGGCCTGTAGGATGAGAGGCCTGTAGGATGAGAGTcctgtagggtcagaggcctgtaggatgAAAGTCCTGTAGGGTGAGAGGcctgtagggtcagaggcctgtaggatgAGAGGCCTGTCGGGTGAGAGGCCTGTAGGGTGAGAGGCCTGTAGGATGAGAGTTctgtagggtcagaggcctgtaggatgAGAGGCCTGTCGGGTGAGAGGCCTGTAGGATGAGAGGCCTGTAGGATGAGAGTTctgtagggtcagaggcctgtagggtgagaggcctgtagggtcagagtcctgtagggtcagaggcctgtaggatgagaggcctgtagggtcagaggcctgtagggtcagaggcctgtaggatgagaggcctgtagggtcagaggcctgtagggtcagaggcctgtaggatgagaggcctgtagggtcagaggcctgtagggtcagaggcctgtaggatgagagtcctgtagggtcagaggcctgtagggtgagaggcctgtaggatgagagtcctgtagggtcagaggcctgtaggatgAGAGTCCTGTATGGTCAGACGCCTGTAGGATGAGAGTcctgtagggtcagaggcctgtagggtcagaggcctgtagggtgagaggcctgtagggtcagagtcctgtaggatgagagtcctgtagggtcagaggcctgtagggtgagaggcctgtagggtcagaggcctgtaggatgagagtcctgtagggtcagaggcctgtagggTGAGAGTCCTGTAGGGTGAGAGGCCTGTAGTCCTGTGATCAAACCCCCCCTggctccagtccctcacatTAAGCTGGTTCTCAGTTCTTGAATTGGACACTCTCTTTCACTGGATcgtgaaaacattcaatcactgtcAGGTtcggaaacattttagcatgctccaCGTTCGTGACCAGTGTGACCacagggtcaaaggttacacttgtgtcattgactttcaaaataaaaggaactgttaaaatatttttactgtgtgtgtgtgagggcagtcagagcagcagaggtcAGACGGGCTCTCTGCAGAACGTcacacagaagaaaaagaagagaacGAGAAGAAgcacagaagaagagaaggacGCCACAGACACGGACTTCTGTTGCTCTCTGTGCCACAGGTAACTACATCACCCACAATCCATCACTGCACTGCTGATCACATGATCACAGGCTTCACtcactgaccaatcacaggAGAGGACAGGTGGACAGAGCAGCTGAAGGTCACTCAGGCTGCGTCCTGTTAGTGCAGGTATTTGAACACACAGCCGCAGCTCAGCCAggtgtgtttcaggtgtgttacctgttaCAGGGCTGTGGTTGGTCACTTCTTTCTGTCCACAGGAAGTTCTCCACCAAACTGACACTGAGACGCCACCTGGGAATCCACAGAGGAGACAAACCGTACACCTGTCCTCACTGCTCCTACTGCAGCCGCCTGAAGGCCTCGCTGCTGCAacacctgaggacacacacaggtaacacacacaaacttgaggacacacacacacacagcaatgttttcactctttttgtcaattacacacaggtctgaaagacacacacatgcacaaacagcacctatacatgcacaaagtggagagatgtcagagtgagggggctgccttggtcaggcgcccggAGTgcttggggggttcagtgccttgctcaagggcaccccggcagtgcccaggaggtgaactggcacctctccagccaccagtccacgctcccaagtccctatggacacgactgggcggcagtagctcagtccatagggacttgggttgggaaccggagatcgagtccccgtccagaccaaatatggagcgtggactggtggctggagaggtgccagttcacctcctgggcactgccggggtgcccttgagcaaggcaccaaaccccccacccACTCGGGACGcctgaccaagggcagccccctcactctgacatctctccactttgtgcatgtataggtcctgtttgtgcatgtgtgtgtctttcagacctgtgtgtaattgacagagtgaaaaaaatgaatttcccctcagggggattaataaagtaaataaaatttttaaaaacaaaaaaacacaccttaGAACACACACCAGTCAGCTGACTATGcatactgtgtgttttcaggtgagaagccgtacaGGTGTGCTGAGTGTCCGTATGCTTCTATAGATCGCAGCTCTCTGCTCCGACACATCAGGACTCACAGTCAGGAGAAACCCTACAGGTGTCAACTCTGTGACTACAGCAGGTACctacacacctggacacacctgTATACAGATATAAACTACAGCAGGTAACTACACACCTGTATACAGATATAAACTACAGCAGGTAActacacacctggacacacctgTATACAGACATAAACTACAGCAGGTAACTACACACCTGTATACAGATATAAACTACAGCAGGTAACTACACACCTGTATACAGATATAAACTACAGCAGGTACctacacacctggacacacctgTATACAGATATAAACTACAGCAGGTAACTACACACctgtatatagatataaacTACAGCAGGTAACTACACACCTGTATACAGATATAAACTACAGCAGGTAActacacacctggacacacctgTGTACAGATATAAACTACAGCAGGTACctacacacctggacacacctgTATACAGATATAAACTACAGCAGGTAACTACACACCTGTATACAGATATAAACTACAGCAGGTAActacacacctggacacacctgTGTACAGATATAAACTACAGCAGGTACctacacacctggacacacctgTATACAGATATAAACTACAGCAGGTAACTACACACCTGTATACAGATATAAACTACAGCAGGTAActacacacctggacacacctgTGTACAGATATAAACTACAGCAGGTACATACACACCTGTACACACCTGTATACAGATATAAACTACAGCAGGTAActacacacctggacacacctgTATACAGATATAAACTACAACACATACCTACACACCTGTATACAGATATAAACTACAGCAGGTAACTACACACCTGTATACAGATATAAACTACAGCAGGTAACTACACACCTGTATACAGATATAAACTACAACACATACCTACACACCTGTATACAGATATAAACTACAGCAGGTACCTACACACCTGTATACAGATATAAACTACAGCAGGTAACTACACACCTGTATACAGATATAAACTACAGCAGGTAACTACACACCTGTATACAGATATAAACTACAACAGGTAACTACACACTTGTATACAGATATAAACTACAGCAGGTAACTACACACCTGTATACAGATATAAACTACAACAGGTACCTACACACCTGTATACAGATATAAACTACAGCAGGTATCTACACACCTGTATACAGATATAAGCTACAACAGGTACCTACACACCTGTATTCAGATTTAAactactgttttttgttttttctttaatcagTATCCAGAAGAAGAGTTTGGACCTTCACGCTCGCCGTCATCATACTGGTGAGGCGTTTCCATGCCAACAGTGTGATTACTCGAGTCCAGACCGCCAGCTGTTGCTCAGACACATGCGCAGACACCACGCCCCCTCGCAGCACGCCAGGCTTTGACAGATGATTGGACGCTCTGATTGGACTGTTAGCCATATGACGACTTTGTCCcatttgatgatgtcaccagaCCTGCTGCTGATGTCACAGACACTCTGAGTttttattggttgtttttttatttgctggactttttaaattaaactaaaaaaatctggtgaaacaaaaaaacacaaactgccttttgtttttatttcgtTTTCTCCTTTAAATATGTCACTGTGGACTAACATCCTTCATTTTCCCTGAATTAATCTGCCAAATTAAACCATAAATATCCCTTTATCAACCCGCAACTATCCCTTACTCTACTCATAATTATCCCTTAACCCCCAACTACCCTAAATTTACCATTAATAATTCTTTAATCAGCCCATTGTTGTCCCTTTATCTACCAGTAATAACCCCTTAATTTTCCCTTCATCAACACGTAAATATCTCTTAATCACTCAGCAATTATCCCTTTTGTATTCCTTAATCAACCCTCAATTATCCTTAGCCTACCCATAATCAACCCAAAATGATCCCTTAATTATCTCATATTCAACCCTTAGTTATCCCTTAATCAACCTGTAATCATCCCTT includes the following:
- the LOC117272401 gene encoding uncharacterized protein LOC117272401 isoform X2, whose product is MSSSLYCGEVEGLSGGLVESFLVELYRCKLCQFTCGLKATISSHLLLRHRPPTLTYLGGADGGGGAEDREEAGLQRGVSPYQLDLNGESKQSDEDEEFLLYNMLDNMSPPTCEISSEGGLQVAHTCEVSTLFEEESSIFPLKGGSGDLSCPIAPPATQEEMAQSAHLMTLGLCRKSAAKAPPPPPAPPTSSRPIHAPLDNSAHLSQPSNVKQSETDGQQTKTSSCGKRRLSCLLCPLTLPSRRLLDVHIRSHRMASGFSCILCSWTVDSWEELEPHWRSHCSRRRREEQRQKKKKAALRPFSCPICLRTFRSAASGNAHRQTHDGSSQRHHGNHSDLWRGRLFGRAGQKAAEHADSQSSRGQTGSLQNVTQKKKKRTRRSTEEEKDATDTDFCCSLCHRKFSTKLTLRRHLGIHRGDKPYTCPHCSYCSRLKASLLQHLRTHTGEKPYRCAECPYASIDRSSLLRHIRTHSQEKPYRCQLCDYSSIQKKSLDLHARRHHTGEAFPCQQCDYSSPDRQLLLRHMRRHHAPSQHARL
- the LOC117272401 gene encoding uncharacterized protein LOC117272401 isoform X1 produces the protein MVMSSSVKQRYRDISPVTLQVVGGAMSSSLYCGEVEGLSGGLVESFLVELYRCKLCQFTCGLKATISSHLLLRHRPPTLTYLGGADGGGGAEDREEAGLQRGVSPYQLDLNGESKQSDEDEEFLLYNMLDNMSPPTCEISSEGGLQVAHTCEVSTLFEEESSIFPLKGGSGDLSCPIAPPATQEEMAQSAHLMTLGLCRKSAAKAPPPPPAPPTSSRPIHAPLDNSAHLSQPSNVKQSETDGQQTKTSSCGKRRLSCLLCPLTLPSRRLLDVHIRSHRMASGFSCILCSWTVDSWEELEPHWRSHCSRRRREEQRQKKKKAALRPFSCPICLRTFRSAASGNAHRQTHDGSSQRHHGNHSDLWRGRLFGRAGQKAAEHADSQSSRGQTGSLQNVTQKKKKRTRRSTEEEKDATDTDFCCSLCHRKFSTKLTLRRHLGIHRGDKPYTCPHCSYCSRLKASLLQHLRTHTGEKPYRCAECPYASIDRSSLLRHIRTHSQEKPYRCQLCDYSSIQKKSLDLHARRHHTGEAFPCQQCDYSSPDRQLLLRHMRRHHAPSQHARL